TGTAAGATTATCCTAAGTTGAGTTGGTCTGCTCCTTGAACATTACGAAACTTGATCGAAGATATATGACAtatgtcaaattttttttattctcttcttgaatatctatgtatatatctatgtatatatatatgtatatatatatatatatatatatatgtatatatatatatatatgtatatatatatgtatgtatatatatatgtatatatatatatgtatatatatatatgtatatatatatatatatgtatatatatatatatgtgtatatatgtatatgtatatatgtatatgtatatacatatatacatatacatatatacatatatatatatatacatatatatatatatacacatatatatatatacatatatatatatatatatatacacacataagaAAATAAACCAAGTTGATGTGTCTTTTGTATACTGACCAACAGAGTTAATATATTGTACTTTTAGAAAGACAAAAAAATCAACGAATACGAAATGTATGTGTCGGAACAGGTGATGCATCACCAAGCTAGCCGGGAAATGCATTGTGCACAAGAGTTTGCTGTTCAGGTGGACATATTTTTTATCTTGAAACTATCATTCTCTGCATCGAACAATATGAATGGCTCTCGAATGACAAAGGATCATCACACTTTGTCGTGGAGCTTGTTGGTATTTACAATCTTGCACTAGGCAACACGAGCAGCTGGCGGTGTAAACCAAATAAGAAGAGGTGAccgagaagaaacaaccaaagggaAAGAAAGCAAAGAAAAATAGTGAGAAAGAAGCCGAGAAGAAGAACCTAATAGTCAATGATAGGTTCTCCGATAGTCAAATTTCTCTCCACCGTCCATGGCATGTTGAACAGTTTGGCCGCGATAAACTTGAAGATCTTGTTCACGTTAATGTTGTGGGTGGTGCTGGAAAAAAACAGAGTTGCTTTCATCGCTCTTGCGTATGCTCTGGCCTGTgtacaccacacacacacacacacacacacacaaatcctTGATCATTTCTGCATCAACATAGCACTCCAAGGTCACACACAACTAATTTTTGATGGTTAAGGTCATCTCTGTGATCCTACTTTATCCTCAGTTTCGAATCTGAGACTGAGATTTCCTAGATGGAATGCAATGCAGAGTTCATTCATCTGTATTCTATCTGTCTTGATGGAGAAGGCATCATCATCTCTTTGACTTCAAGCAGCCACCACACGTAAAGATGGTGGAAGAAGTTAGGAGAGTAGTGCTTTCTGGAATGGAAACCTGACACTTTTGACCTGGTCATGAAGACCGATTCAAATGATAATCTAAGTATCAGATCTTGGCAGTGCCTATCGAATGATACAGCTGCATTGTCTCCATGGAATCCTATCCTATCCGTCTCTATTCTGAGCTACAGCAAACTGAAATGGCATAGTACCTGATTCACGATCGTCCATTGCATTTCAAGAGGAAGCCGAGCAAAATCATCAAATTTGGTTCCTATTAAGATCGGAATTGCCGTCTGAATGaagcagacaaaaaaaaaaaagatgactcGGTATGATCAGCATAAGCAACCATTATGTAGTCGGTAAAGGGAACAGGAAAACGTCAATACCGCGTTCCATCTCCTTGCTCGATGATGCCAGGCAATAGCACTGAGGAAAAAGAAGCCCACacagcatcagcatcagcatcaaTAACATGCTCCTACTTCTAATTCCTATATTTCTTTCTTTGTGGAGAAACGAAGCCATGATGCCTCGATCCATCAGTCACTAATGAAATgtatgaaaagaagaagagagatgaTGCAAGGAAATACTAACTTGTTTAGCGTACATCGATTGGTGAGATCGAACATTACAAGAATTGCGACAGCATCTTTGCAGGCAATGGGCACATGATCCAGAAATTGATCATCACCTAGGAAATTATTCCAAGCTCAATCAACAAGAACACCAAATGGGCCAGAAAACAATCATCCCAAGATTATTTATATCTGAAGAAGATAAATCTCATCTTTACCTCCCACATCCCATATCCTAAAGGCGATCCTCGCTCCCTTTACTACGAAGATTTTATCCATTAGATTCAGTCCTGCCATTTCTACTCCTCTCTGTTCCTCCACATCGCCCACATACTTCATCTACCACATACGCCAACAGCAATATTAGCAGCAGAAAGAAGAAGGACAAAGTCTCTTGCCGATGATCGAGAATTGCATGTGCATATACCATGAAGCTTGTTTTTCCGATGTCGCAATcgccgaggaggctgaccttcaaCGACAGCACGTCGGAATCCACCTCCATATCCGTGCGCACCGGCGCATGTCCCGTATCCACCTTGGGGATGTCCCGGGCCACCGTGGGGTCTGGAGCACTTTGGTTGGCCTTAAGCTGCCGGTACCGACCATTCGGGGAGGAACAAGAGAGGAGGTGGCTACGCACGGCGTGGAAGAAGCGGCGAACAAGGCGAGCCCACTTGGCTTCGAGATGGACCAAAGCGTGGCTGACCTGAGTCATGGTCATTAGGtgctggtggtggcggtggtggagacagaggaggaggaggaggagagttgAAGACCAGACTTGGCCATCAACAAAGGAAGGAGAGGGGCGGCGAGGAGTCCAACGAATGGCTACGTAGCTGTTGGTGGTCTTTTGTTTTCCTCTCCTCTCCCTCCCTTTTGTAATGTggtgcgctctctctctctctctctctctctctctctctctctctgacatgATTCGCTGGTGCAAAATGCTAAGCTTCCATTGAGTTAAATGGGTAAAGTGTTGGGTGGGGAATTGTGACTGGAAGATGTGCATCGAAGTCGGTGCTGAAAGATACGTATCAACAACACGGAGTTACTCCATGCCCATCTCTTTGCTCTCAAGAAAGAAACATCTTAACAACATGAAACTTA
The window above is part of the Musa acuminata AAA Group cultivar baxijiao chromosome BXJ2-6, Cavendish_Baxijiao_AAA, whole genome shotgun sequence genome. Proteins encoded here:
- the LOC135615280 gene encoding septum-promoting GTP-binding protein 1-like isoform X2 — encoded protein: MTMTQVSHALVHLEAKWARLVRRFFHAVRSHLLSCSSPNGRYRQLKANQSAPDPTVARDIPKVDTGHAPVRTDMEVDSDVLSLKVSLLGDCDIGKTSFMMKYVGDVEEQRGVEMAGLNLMDKIFVVKGARIAFRIWDVGGDDQFLDHVPIACKDAVAILVMFDLTNRCTLNNAIAWHHRARRWNATAIPILIGTKFDDFARLPLEMQWTIVNQVKSVRFPFQKALLS
- the LOC135615280 gene encoding septum-promoting GTP-binding protein 1-like isoform X1, whose product is MTMTQVSHALVHLEAKWARLVRRFFHAVRSHLLSCSSPNGRYRQLKANQSAPDPTVARDIPKVDTGHAPVRTDMEVDSDVLSLKVSLLGDCDIGKTSFMMKYVGDVEEQRGVEMAGLNLMDKIFVVKGARIAFRIWDVGGDDQFLDHVPIACKDAVAILVMFDLTNRCTLNNAIAWHHRARRWNATAIPILIGTKFDDFARLPLEMQWTIVNQARAYARAMKATLFFSSTTHNINVNKIFKFIAAKLFNMPWTVERNLTIGEPIIDY